The following coding sequences lie in one Musa acuminata AAA Group cultivar baxijiao chromosome BXJ1-8, Cavendish_Baxijiao_AAA, whole genome shotgun sequence genomic window:
- the LOC103995512 gene encoding RNA pseudouridine synthase 1, whose translation MTKIPFHTNRVLSFQSQTLRLIHSPPSLRSMAALSTKDPGSGTSDGPAEVLSGNYPTPLSPPYPPLSKNVELHRAMSAAARSGEYALSAADIVFEDQYLVVANKPSGVYCEAILSSLSSSLGSVIVKPEFHLANRLDRDTSGLMVITKSHKAAGRLVKAFTDHKVKKTYLALCIGYAPDWNKIRIISGHGRSKFGAWRVYSTEEIGRTLPGGSMVKNMVTSFEVIFINGKGKFRESIDHEVNDVELVVVQKEAERSIDDGKKSDQILIRAYPQSGRTHQIRLHCQYLGIPIRGDVKYGGFHEWKGITYDTHALHAESLSFEHPITGMPVRIQAPLPLWASEICGDVPQKS comes from the exons ATGACCAAAATACCCTTCCACACCAATCGTGTTCTCTCCTTTCAATCGCAAACGCTCCGCCTCATCCACTCACCACCGTCGCTCCGGTCGATGGCGGCCCTGTCGACGAAGGATCCCGGGAGCGGAACCTCGGACGGGCCTGCCGAGGTGCTTTCCGGAAACTACCCGACCCCCCTGTCGCCGCCGTACCCGCCGCTGTCGAAGAACGTAGAGCTCCATCGAGCGATGTCGGCGGCTGCGAGGTCCGGGGAATACGCACTCTCTGCCGCCGATATCGTGTTCGAGGACCAGTATCTGGTGGTCGCCAACAAGCCCTCCGGGGTGTACTGCGAGGCCATCCTCTCCTCGCTTTCCTCCTCTTTGG GGTCTGTGATCGTCAAACCTGAATTTCATCTGGCGAACCGGCTAGACCGTGATACTAGTGGTCTTATGGTCATAACCAAATCCCACAAAGCTGCTGGTAGATTGGTGAAGGCATTTACTGATCACAAAGTCAAGAAAACTTACCTGGCACTCTGCATCGGGTATGCACCAGATTGGAACAAGATCAGGATAATCTCTGGTCATGGAAGATCAAAGTTTGGTGCATGGCGCGTGTACTCCACGGAGGAAATTGGCAGGACACTTCCAGGTGGATCCATGGTGAAGAATATGGTCACATCCTTTGAAGTTATATTCATAAATGGAAAAGGAAAATTCAGAGAGTCTATTGATCACGAAGTGAATGATGTAGAGTTGGTGGTAGTCCAAAAGGAAGCTGAAAGGAGCATAGATGATGGCAAGAAGAGCGATCAAATTTTGATCAGGGCATACCCTCAGAGTGGGCGCACGCATCAGATTCGCCTCCACTGCCAGTATCTTGGAATTCCAATCAGAGGTGATGTCAAGTATGGTGGGTTTCATGAATGGAAGGGAATAACATACGACACTCATGCATTACATGCGGAAAGTTTGTCATTTGAGCACCCCATCACTGGCATGCCTGTCCGGATTCAGGCTCCATTGCCGTTGTGGGCAAGTGAGATATGTGGAGATGTGCCACAGAAATCATGA
- the LOC135588845 gene encoding uncharacterized protein LOC135588845 isoform X3 translates to MPLPTAFACCAYSPPALSMICSDPGGRLRSVKTLVRSTVEIPPPSHLPHPIESLRRGNWVKLICGASFEDAADVRNLSLVYTLAGEFDPEDCPSDCPRPCEKVCPATAILLQRVFKEGELVQNTEWGKLQGGVITERCYGCGRCFPICPYDKIRAITYVRDPSTTTKLLQRSDVDAIEIHTSGRCTDLFSELWNSLGDSLENVKLVAVSLPNVGESTLPVMNLIYAIMEPSIKCYNLWQLDGRPMSGDIGRGATKEAVDFAVHLAAARNKPHGFYQLAGGTNAFTIKSLKKQGIFQTMTIDGNSLEKSNEDKQARPEQADIGGIAYGGYARKIVGKILHKMPTQHGLPRIEDHPEYLMEAVKEALTLIGPVKGYAELKF, encoded by the exons ATGCCTCTTCCCACGGCCTTCGCTTGTTGTGCATACTCGCCTCCGGCCCTCTCGATGATTTGCTCCGATCCCGGCGGGCGTCTCAGGTCCGTCAAGACCCTCGTCCGCTCCACTGTCGAGATCCCTCCTCCGTCGCATCTCCCCCATCCCATCGAATCCCTCCGTCGGGGGAATTGGGTCAAGCTCATCTGCGGCGCCAGTTTCGAG GACGCGGCCGATGTCAGGAATCTATCCCTCGTCTACACTCTCGCCGGAG AATTTGATCCCGAGGATTGTCCATCTGATTGTCCTAGACCATGTGAAAAGGTTTGCCCTGCTACTGCAATATTGCTACAGAGAGTGTTTAAGGAAGGTGAGCTTGTGCAGAACACAGAATGGGGTAAACTTCAG GGTGGAGTGATCACAGAACGCTGCTATGGGTGTGGACGATGCTTCCCCATCTGTCCTTATGATAAAATAA GAGCTATTACTTATGTTAGGGATCCTAGCACTACAACTAAGCTTTTGCAAAGGAGTGACGTGGATGCAATAGAGATACACACTAGTGGAAG GTGCACTGATTTATTCAGTGAGCTTTGGAATAGCTTGGGTGATTCACTAGAAAATGTGAAGTTAGTAGCA GTTAGTTTGCCCAATGTTGGTGAATCGACTTTGCCTGTGATGAATCTGATATATGCAATAATGGAGCCTTCTATTAAATGCTACAATCTATGGCAG TTGGATGGCCGGCCTATGAGTGGAGACATTGGTAGAGGTGCAACAAAAGAGGCGGTAGACTTTGCTGTTCATTTGGCTGCTGCAAGAAACAAGCCTCATG GGTTTTATCAGTTGGCTGGTGGCACTAATGCTTTCACTATCAAGAGCTTAAAGAAACAAGGGATCTTCCAGACGATGACCATTGATG GGAACTCTTTAGAGAAAAGTAATGAGGATAAACAAGCTCGTCCTGAACAGGCAGATATTGGTGGAATAGCTTATGGCGGCTATGCACGAAAG ATTGTTGGAAAAATTTTGCACAAAATGCCCACCCAGCATGGTCTTCCACGCATAGAGGACCATCCGGAGTACCTAATGGAGGCAGTTAAAGAAGCTCTGACTTTAATAGGTCCTGTTAAGGGCTATGCAGAGCTCAAATTTTGA
- the LOC135588845 gene encoding uncharacterized protein LOC135588845 isoform X1, whose protein sequence is MPLPTAFACCAYSPPALSMICSDPGGRLRSVKTLVRSTVEIPPPSHLPHPIESLRRGNWVKLICGASFEDAADVRNLSLVYTLAGVDCIDCAADEPVVNAVNEGIDAAMSISMVNRPWVMISVNDDKEDLHFRKAEFDPEDCPSDCPRPCEKVCPATAILLQRVFKEGELVQNTEWGKLQGGVITERCYGCGRCFPICPYDKIRAITYVRDPSTTTKLLQRSDVDAIEIHTSGRCTDLFSELWNSLGDSLENVKLVAVSLPNVGESTLPVMNLIYAIMEPSIKCYNLWQLDGRPMSGDIGRGATKEAVDFAVHLAAARNKPHGFYQLAGGTNAFTIKSLKKQGIFQTMTIDGNSLEKSNEDKQARPEQADIGGIAYGGYARKIVGKILHKMPTQHGLPRIEDHPEYLMEAVKEALTLIGPVKGYAELKF, encoded by the exons ATGCCTCTTCCCACGGCCTTCGCTTGTTGTGCATACTCGCCTCCGGCCCTCTCGATGATTTGCTCCGATCCCGGCGGGCGTCTCAGGTCCGTCAAGACCCTCGTCCGCTCCACTGTCGAGATCCCTCCTCCGTCGCATCTCCCCCATCCCATCGAATCCCTCCGTCGGGGGAATTGGGTCAAGCTCATCTGCGGCGCCAGTTTCGAG GACGCGGCCGATGTCAGGAATCTATCCCTCGTCTACACTCTCGCCGGAG TGGACTGCATTGATTGTGCAGCAGATGAACCAGTGGTTAATGCCGTTAACGAGGGGATCGATGCTGCGATGTCAATCTCAATGGTTAACCGGCCGTGGGTGATGATCAGTGTCAACGATGACAAAGAAGATCTTCATTTCCGTAAAGCTG AATTTGATCCCGAGGATTGTCCATCTGATTGTCCTAGACCATGTGAAAAGGTTTGCCCTGCTACTGCAATATTGCTACAGAGAGTGTTTAAGGAAGGTGAGCTTGTGCAGAACACAGAATGGGGTAAACTTCAG GGTGGAGTGATCACAGAACGCTGCTATGGGTGTGGACGATGCTTCCCCATCTGTCCTTATGATAAAATAA GAGCTATTACTTATGTTAGGGATCCTAGCACTACAACTAAGCTTTTGCAAAGGAGTGACGTGGATGCAATAGAGATACACACTAGTGGAAG GTGCACTGATTTATTCAGTGAGCTTTGGAATAGCTTGGGTGATTCACTAGAAAATGTGAAGTTAGTAGCA GTTAGTTTGCCCAATGTTGGTGAATCGACTTTGCCTGTGATGAATCTGATATATGCAATAATGGAGCCTTCTATTAAATGCTACAATCTATGGCAG TTGGATGGCCGGCCTATGAGTGGAGACATTGGTAGAGGTGCAACAAAAGAGGCGGTAGACTTTGCTGTTCATTTGGCTGCTGCAAGAAACAAGCCTCATG GGTTTTATCAGTTGGCTGGTGGCACTAATGCTTTCACTATCAAGAGCTTAAAGAAACAAGGGATCTTCCAGACGATGACCATTGATG GGAACTCTTTAGAGAAAAGTAATGAGGATAAACAAGCTCGTCCTGAACAGGCAGATATTGGTGGAATAGCTTATGGCGGCTATGCACGAAAG ATTGTTGGAAAAATTTTGCACAAAATGCCCACCCAGCATGGTCTTCCACGCATAGAGGACCATCCGGAGTACCTAATGGAGGCAGTTAAAGAAGCTCTGACTTTAATAGGTCCTGTTAAGGGCTATGCAGAGCTCAAATTTTGA
- the LOC135588845 gene encoding uncharacterized protein LOC135588845 isoform X2, whose translation MPLPTAFACCAYSPPALSMICSDPGGRLRSVKTLVRSTVEIPPPSHLPHPIESLRRGNWVKLICGASFEDAADVRNLSLVYTLAGVDCIDCAADEPVVNAVNEGIDAAMSISMVNRPWVMISVNDDKEDLHFRKAEFDPEDCPSDCPRPCEKVCPATAILLQRVFKEGELVQNTEWGKLQGGVITERCYGCGRCFPICPYDKIRAITYVRDPSTTTKLLQRSDVDAIEIHTSGRCTDLFSELWNSLGDSLENVKLVAVSLPNVGESTLPVMNLIYAIMEPSIKCYNLWQLDGRPMSGDIGRGATKEAVDFAVHLAAARNKPHGFYQLAGGTNAFTIKSLKKQGIFQTMTIDDCWKNFAQNAHPAWSSTHRGPSGVPNGGS comes from the exons ATGCCTCTTCCCACGGCCTTCGCTTGTTGTGCATACTCGCCTCCGGCCCTCTCGATGATTTGCTCCGATCCCGGCGGGCGTCTCAGGTCCGTCAAGACCCTCGTCCGCTCCACTGTCGAGATCCCTCCTCCGTCGCATCTCCCCCATCCCATCGAATCCCTCCGTCGGGGGAATTGGGTCAAGCTCATCTGCGGCGCCAGTTTCGAG GACGCGGCCGATGTCAGGAATCTATCCCTCGTCTACACTCTCGCCGGAG TGGACTGCATTGATTGTGCAGCAGATGAACCAGTGGTTAATGCCGTTAACGAGGGGATCGATGCTGCGATGTCAATCTCAATGGTTAACCGGCCGTGGGTGATGATCAGTGTCAACGATGACAAAGAAGATCTTCATTTCCGTAAAGCTG AATTTGATCCCGAGGATTGTCCATCTGATTGTCCTAGACCATGTGAAAAGGTTTGCCCTGCTACTGCAATATTGCTACAGAGAGTGTTTAAGGAAGGTGAGCTTGTGCAGAACACAGAATGGGGTAAACTTCAG GGTGGAGTGATCACAGAACGCTGCTATGGGTGTGGACGATGCTTCCCCATCTGTCCTTATGATAAAATAA GAGCTATTACTTATGTTAGGGATCCTAGCACTACAACTAAGCTTTTGCAAAGGAGTGACGTGGATGCAATAGAGATACACACTAGTGGAAG GTGCACTGATTTATTCAGTGAGCTTTGGAATAGCTTGGGTGATTCACTAGAAAATGTGAAGTTAGTAGCA GTTAGTTTGCCCAATGTTGGTGAATCGACTTTGCCTGTGATGAATCTGATATATGCAATAATGGAGCCTTCTATTAAATGCTACAATCTATGGCAG TTGGATGGCCGGCCTATGAGTGGAGACATTGGTAGAGGTGCAACAAAAGAGGCGGTAGACTTTGCTGTTCATTTGGCTGCTGCAAGAAACAAGCCTCATG GGTTTTATCAGTTGGCTGGTGGCACTAATGCTTTCACTATCAAGAGCTTAAAGAAACAAGGGATCTTCCAGACGATGACCATTGATG ATTGTTGGAAAAATTTTGCACAAAATGCCCACCCAGCATGGTCTTCCACGCATAGAGGACCATCCGGAGTACCTAATGGAGGCAGTTAA
- the LOC135588847 gene encoding probable pectinesterase 53 isoform X2: MAPHLTTIHYLFPSVRVLTFLSLASLSASLENGDDFVRWVSWNVENYKQQSATFRPSFVFGEPGVVGPGAIDLKLSKAEAAAVRYIVSQDGTGNYRSIREAIGTIPLHNTRRVILEIRPGIYREKIVIPKSMPFITLLGDPASPPIISGNDTAAKMGDNGRALKTFRSPTVAVNSNFFLAAYIQFENTAPVPDVGQRGGQAVAVRVSGDKAAFYNCSFYGEQDTLYDHKGLHYFKNCFIQGSVDFIFGYGRSLYENCYLNSVAKKVAALTAQKRNMASMESGFSFVRSTITGSGLVYLGRAWGDHSRVVFSYTFMDKVVIPQGWNSWRIHRPEASGVYYGEFQCGGPGANWTGRVHWARLLTHEEAQPFLGTYYVNGDSWLLGPPST; the protein is encoded by the exons ATGGCTCCTCACCTTACCACTATCCACTATCTCTTCCCCTCCGTACGAGTTCTCACCTTTCTTTCCTTGGCATCTCTTTCGGCCTCCCTGGAGAACGGAGATGATTTTGTGAGATGGGTGTCTTGGAACGTGGAGAACTATAAGCAGCAGTCCGCCACATTCCGGCCGAGTTTCGTCTTTGGCGAGCCAGGAGTCGTCGGCCCGGGAGCCATCGACCTGAAACTTTCCAAGGCAGAAGCAGCAGCCGTGAGGTATATCGTAAGCCAGGATGGTACTGGCAATTATAGGAGCATAAGGGAAGCCATAGGCACAATCCCGTTGCACAACACGAGGAGAGTGATATTAGAGATCAGACCAGGGATCTATAG GGAGAAGATAGTGATCCCAAAATCCATGCCCTTCATCACCTTGTTAGGTGACCCGGCGAGCCCACCGATCATTAGCGGAAACGACACGGCGGCCAAGATGGGCGACAACGGGAGGGCTCTGAAAACCTTCCGCTCTCCAACCGTTGCGGTTAATTCCAACTTCTTCCTAGCTGCCTACATCCAGTTCGAG AACACAGCTCCGGTCCCGGATGTCGGGCAGAGGGGAGGGCAGGCGGTGGCAGTTCGGGTTTCTGGAGACAAGGCTGCCTTTTACAATTGCAGCTTTTATGGGGAGCAAGACACTCTGTATGATCACAAAGGTCTTCACTACTTCAAGAATTGCTTCATCCAGGGATCAGTGGACTTCATCTTTGGATACGGCAGATCTCTGTACGAA AATTGCTACCTCAACTCCGTAGCGAAGAAGGTTGCAGCACTAACTGCGCAGAAGCGGAACATGGCGTCGATGGAGAGCGGGTTCTCGTTCGTCAGGAGCACCATCACGGGAAGCGGCCTGGTGTACCTGGGGAGGGCATGGGGAGACCATTCGAGGGTCGTCTTCTCCTACACATTCATGGACAAGGTGGTCATACCACAAGGCTGGAACAGTTGGCGCATCCACCGCCCTGAAGC GAGCGGGGTGTATTACGGGGAGTTCCAATGCGGTGGGCCTGGTGCTAACTGGACAGGCAGAGTTCACTGGGCTCGTCTACTCACCCACGAGGAAGCACAACCTTTCCTGGGGACGTACTATGTCAATGGCGATTCATGGCTTTTAGGACCACCATCAACGTAA
- the LOC135588847 gene encoding probable pectinesterase 53 isoform X3, whose translation MAPHLTTIHYLFPSVRVLTFLSLASLSASLENGDDFVRWVSWNVENYKQQSATFRPSFVFGEPGVVGPGAIDLKLSKAEAAAVREKIVIPKSMPFITLLGDPASPPIISGNDTAAKMGDNGRALKTFRSPTVAVNSNFFLAAYIQFENTAPVPDVGQRGGQAVAVRVSGDKAAFYNCSFYGEQDTLYDHKGLHYFKNCFIQGSVDFIFGYGRSLYENCYLNSVAKKVAALTAQKRNMASMESGFSFVRSTITGSGLVYLGRAWGDHSRVVFSYTFMDKVVIPQGWNSWRIHRPEARSGVYYGEFQCGGPGANWTGRVHWARLLTHEEAQPFLGTYYVNGDSWLLGPPST comes from the exons ATGGCTCCTCACCTTACCACTATCCACTATCTCTTCCCCTCCGTACGAGTTCTCACCTTTCTTTCCTTGGCATCTCTTTCGGCCTCCCTGGAGAACGGAGATGATTTTGTGAGATGGGTGTCTTGGAACGTGGAGAACTATAAGCAGCAGTCCGCCACATTCCGGCCGAGTTTCGTCTTTGGCGAGCCAGGAGTCGTCGGCCCGGGAGCCATCGACCTGAAACTTTCCAAGGCAGAAGCAGCAGCCGTGAG GGAGAAGATAGTGATCCCAAAATCCATGCCCTTCATCACCTTGTTAGGTGACCCGGCGAGCCCACCGATCATTAGCGGAAACGACACGGCGGCCAAGATGGGCGACAACGGGAGGGCTCTGAAAACCTTCCGCTCTCCAACCGTTGCGGTTAATTCCAACTTCTTCCTAGCTGCCTACATCCAGTTCGAG AACACAGCTCCGGTCCCGGATGTCGGGCAGAGGGGAGGGCAGGCGGTGGCAGTTCGGGTTTCTGGAGACAAGGCTGCCTTTTACAATTGCAGCTTTTATGGGGAGCAAGACACTCTGTATGATCACAAAGGTCTTCACTACTTCAAGAATTGCTTCATCCAGGGATCAGTGGACTTCATCTTTGGATACGGCAGATCTCTGTACGAA AATTGCTACCTCAACTCCGTAGCGAAGAAGGTTGCAGCACTAACTGCGCAGAAGCGGAACATGGCGTCGATGGAGAGCGGGTTCTCGTTCGTCAGGAGCACCATCACGGGAAGCGGCCTGGTGTACCTGGGGAGGGCATGGGGAGACCATTCGAGGGTCGTCTTCTCCTACACATTCATGGACAAGGTGGTCATACCACAAGGCTGGAACAGTTGGCGCATCCACCGCCCTGAAGC CAGGAGCGGGGTGTATTACGGGGAGTTCCAATGCGGTGGGCCTGGTGCTAACTGGACAGGCAGAGTTCACTGGGCTCGTCTACTCACCCACGAGGAAGCACAACCTTTCCTGGGGACGTACTATGTCAATGGCGATTCATGGCTTTTAGGACCACCATCAACGTAA
- the LOC135588847 gene encoding probable pectinesterase 53 isoform X1, which produces MAPHLTTIHYLFPSVRVLTFLSLASLSASLENGDDFVRWVSWNVENYKQQSATFRPSFVFGEPGVVGPGAIDLKLSKAEAAAVRYIVSQDGTGNYRSIREAIGTIPLHNTRRVILEIRPGIYREKIVIPKSMPFITLLGDPASPPIISGNDTAAKMGDNGRALKTFRSPTVAVNSNFFLAAYIQFENTAPVPDVGQRGGQAVAVRVSGDKAAFYNCSFYGEQDTLYDHKGLHYFKNCFIQGSVDFIFGYGRSLYENCYLNSVAKKVAALTAQKRNMASMESGFSFVRSTITGSGLVYLGRAWGDHSRVVFSYTFMDKVVIPQGWNSWRIHRPEARSGVYYGEFQCGGPGANWTGRVHWARLLTHEEAQPFLGTYYVNGDSWLLGPPST; this is translated from the exons ATGGCTCCTCACCTTACCACTATCCACTATCTCTTCCCCTCCGTACGAGTTCTCACCTTTCTTTCCTTGGCATCTCTTTCGGCCTCCCTGGAGAACGGAGATGATTTTGTGAGATGGGTGTCTTGGAACGTGGAGAACTATAAGCAGCAGTCCGCCACATTCCGGCCGAGTTTCGTCTTTGGCGAGCCAGGAGTCGTCGGCCCGGGAGCCATCGACCTGAAACTTTCCAAGGCAGAAGCAGCAGCCGTGAGGTATATCGTAAGCCAGGATGGTACTGGCAATTATAGGAGCATAAGGGAAGCCATAGGCACAATCCCGTTGCACAACACGAGGAGAGTGATATTAGAGATCAGACCAGGGATCTATAG GGAGAAGATAGTGATCCCAAAATCCATGCCCTTCATCACCTTGTTAGGTGACCCGGCGAGCCCACCGATCATTAGCGGAAACGACACGGCGGCCAAGATGGGCGACAACGGGAGGGCTCTGAAAACCTTCCGCTCTCCAACCGTTGCGGTTAATTCCAACTTCTTCCTAGCTGCCTACATCCAGTTCGAG AACACAGCTCCGGTCCCGGATGTCGGGCAGAGGGGAGGGCAGGCGGTGGCAGTTCGGGTTTCTGGAGACAAGGCTGCCTTTTACAATTGCAGCTTTTATGGGGAGCAAGACACTCTGTATGATCACAAAGGTCTTCACTACTTCAAGAATTGCTTCATCCAGGGATCAGTGGACTTCATCTTTGGATACGGCAGATCTCTGTACGAA AATTGCTACCTCAACTCCGTAGCGAAGAAGGTTGCAGCACTAACTGCGCAGAAGCGGAACATGGCGTCGATGGAGAGCGGGTTCTCGTTCGTCAGGAGCACCATCACGGGAAGCGGCCTGGTGTACCTGGGGAGGGCATGGGGAGACCATTCGAGGGTCGTCTTCTCCTACACATTCATGGACAAGGTGGTCATACCACAAGGCTGGAACAGTTGGCGCATCCACCGCCCTGAAGC CAGGAGCGGGGTGTATTACGGGGAGTTCCAATGCGGTGGGCCTGGTGCTAACTGGACAGGCAGAGTTCACTGGGCTCGTCTACTCACCCACGAGGAAGCACAACCTTTCCTGGGGACGTACTATGTCAATGGCGATTCATGGCTTTTAGGACCACCATCAACGTAA